Proteins from a single region of Rhodovibrio salinarum DSM 9154:
- a CDS encoding mandelate racemase/muconate lactonizing enzyme family protein, with translation MKLTDAREQRVSIASEIENAFISFASMDVSVLALETDVTIGGRKVIGYGFNSNGRYAQSGLLRERFLPRLMEADPTSLCDETGRNLDPFRVWDTVMKNEKPGGHGERSVAVGIIDMAVWDIVAKIEGKPLAVLLAERYGDGTPDPTVSVYAAGGYYYPQEDHRSLQEEMRNYLDAGYTATKMKIGAAPLEGDLRRIDAALEVVGNNACLAVDANGRFDTETALAYARGLNPYQLKWYEEAGDPLDYEVQRRVCETYAGSTATGENLFSHQDVRNLLRYGGMRADRDVLQMDPVLSYGLVEYMRMLEELKIRGFSPRNCVPHGGHQFALNICAGLKLGGNESYPKVFAPFGGFADSTPIEQGRVAIPDAIGIGFEDKRNLMQVFDQSLGK, from the coding sequence ATGAAACTCACAGACGCGCGCGAGCAGCGTGTCTCGATCGCCTCCGAGATCGAGAACGCCTTCATCAGTTTCGCCTCTATGGACGTCTCCGTCCTGGCGCTTGAAACGGACGTCACGATCGGTGGCCGCAAGGTGATCGGCTACGGCTTCAACTCGAACGGTCGCTACGCGCAGAGTGGACTGCTCCGGGAGCGGTTTCTCCCCCGGCTCATGGAAGCCGATCCGACGAGTCTGTGCGATGAAACCGGACGCAACCTGGACCCGTTCCGGGTCTGGGACACCGTCATGAAAAACGAGAAGCCGGGTGGTCATGGCGAGCGCTCGGTCGCAGTCGGCATTATCGACATGGCCGTCTGGGACATCGTCGCCAAGATCGAAGGCAAACCGTTGGCCGTTCTCTTGGCTGAGCGCTATGGCGATGGAACGCCGGATCCAACGGTCTCGGTTTATGCTGCCGGCGGATATTACTACCCGCAGGAGGATCACCGCAGCCTGCAAGAAGAGATGCGCAACTATCTCGATGCGGGCTACACTGCGACCAAAATGAAGATCGGCGCCGCGCCGTTGGAAGGGGACCTGCGCCGGATCGACGCAGCTCTCGAAGTGGTCGGCAACAATGCCTGCTTGGCTGTTGATGCGAATGGCCGGTTCGATACCGAGACGGCGCTCGCCTACGCTCGTGGCCTCAACCCCTATCAGCTCAAATGGTACGAGGAGGCAGGCGACCCACTCGATTACGAGGTCCAACGACGGGTTTGCGAGACTTACGCCGGCTCGACGGCGACCGGCGAGAACCTGTTCTCGCATCAGGACGTACGCAATCTGCTCCGCTATGGCGGCATGCGTGCCGATCGCGATGTTTTGCAGATGGACCCTGTCCTGTCCTATGGGCTGGTCGAGTATATGCGGATGCTCGAGGAGCTGAAGATCCGGGGTTTCTCGCCGCGCAACTGCGTTCCGCATGGCGGGCACCAATTCGCTCTAAACATCTGCGCGGGCTTGAAGCTCGGGGGTAATGAGTCCTACCCGAAAGTCTTTGCACCCTTTGGTGGCTTCGCGGACTCTACGCCGATTGAACAGGGGCGCGTCGCAATCCCTGACGCTATCGGTATCGGGTTTGAGGACAAGCGAAACCTGATGCAGGTGTTTGATCAATCTCTAGGAAAATAG
- the tnpA gene encoding IS66-like element accessory protein TnpA, producing the protein MEVVDTGRRHRWSDAEKLRIVEESYRGHRQASATARRHGISGALLHRWRRDAREGVLTDGEQTPSFIQATVVETPQQDRREGGAHPMGQMKIALTNGRRVTVGPDVDAEALRRVLAVVDGR; encoded by the coding sequence ATGGAGGTCGTCGACACCGGCCGGCGGCATCGTTGGAGCGACGCGGAGAAGCTCCGGATCGTTGAGGAGAGCTACCGCGGCCACCGCCAAGCATCCGCAACGGCTCGCCGGCACGGGATCTCGGGAGCCCTGCTGCACCGCTGGCGGCGCGATGCCCGCGAAGGCGTGCTGACGGATGGCGAGCAGACACCCTCCTTCATCCAGGCGACCGTGGTCGAGACACCGCAGCAGGACCGCCGAGAAGGCGGCGCCCATCCAATGGGGCAGATGAAGATCGCGCTGACGAACGGCCGGCGGGTCACGGTCGGCCCGGATGTCGATGCCGAGGCGCTGCGGCGCGTGCTGGCCGTGGTGGACGGACGATGA
- the tnpB gene encoding IS66 family insertion sequence element accessory protein TnpB (TnpB, as the term is used for proteins encoded by IS66 family insertion elements, is considered an accessory protein, since TnpC, encoded by a neighboring gene, is a DDE family transposase.), which produces MDVKVWLAGGVTDMRRGMNGLTRQLQEGLGRDPHAGDLFCFRGRTGSLLKIVWHDGVGLSLYSKRLEHGRFIVSALYAPLALGVDARPLNSERIRRHRELWPTNIANGHLRKPAPRRA; this is translated from the coding sequence ATGGACGTGAAGGTCTGGCTGGCCGGCGGGGTCACGGACATGCGCCGCGGCATGAACGGCCTGACCCGGCAGCTCCAGGAAGGGCTCGGTCGGGATCCGCACGCCGGGGATCTGTTCTGCTTTCGCGGGCGCACGGGTTCGCTTTTGAAGATCGTCTGGCACGACGGGGTGGGCCTGTCGCTCTACAGCAAGCGCCTCGAGCACGGCCGCTTTATCGTAAGCGCCCTGTACGCCCCATTGGCCCTGGGCGTTGACGCGCGGCCGCTGAACTCCGAGCGCATACGACGCCACCGAGAACTGTGGCCAACAAACATTGCAAATGGACACCTCCGGAAACCGGCTCCCCGGCGCGCCTGA
- a CDS encoding IS5 family transposase: MAGQPGFWDVEDRLRQLSARGDPLEKLSATVDFELFRPDLKAAVGPRDVSKGGRPPFDIVLKFRMLVLQALHGLSLDQTEYLVRDRLSWMRFCRLGPGDVVPDANTLWDFRELLIAAGALDALFARLDKAITEAGYLPMSGQIIDATLVAAPRQRNTDGEKAAIKAGKRAREIWPEKPAKARQKDVDARWTVKVSKAKPAEDGTPRIDIAIPTFGYKSHISMDRRHGIIRRQKVTDAAAHDGARLREGLIDTTNTASDVWADSAYRSVENESYLAGIGKVSRIHRRKPKGKPMPRQMAKANARKSAVRAAIEHPFAHQKGPMRLVIRTIGLARAEAAITLANMVYNMKRWCWLDRRSATA; encoded by the coding sequence ATGGCGGGACAGCCGGGTTTCTGGGACGTCGAGGATCGCTTGCGGCAGCTATCGGCGCGTGGTGATCCGCTGGAGAAGCTCAGTGCGACCGTCGACTTCGAGCTTTTTCGCCCTGATTTGAAGGCCGCCGTTGGGCCGCGCGATGTGAGCAAGGGCGGCCGCCCGCCATTCGATATCGTGCTGAAGTTCCGGATGCTTGTGCTCCAGGCGCTTCATGGCCTGTCGCTGGACCAGACCGAGTACCTGGTGCGCGACCGGCTGAGCTGGATGCGCTTCTGCCGGCTGGGACCTGGCGACGTTGTACCGGACGCCAACACGCTCTGGGATTTCCGCGAGCTACTGATTGCCGCCGGTGCCCTCGACGCGTTGTTCGCGCGCCTGGACAAAGCGATCACGGAGGCGGGTTACCTGCCGATGTCGGGTCAGATCATCGACGCGACGCTCGTCGCCGCCCCACGCCAGCGCAACACCGACGGGGAGAAGGCCGCGATCAAGGCGGGCAAGCGCGCTCGCGAGATCTGGCCGGAGAAGCCCGCAAAGGCGCGGCAGAAGGACGTCGATGCGCGCTGGACGGTGAAGGTCTCCAAGGCCAAGCCAGCCGAGGACGGCACGCCGCGGATCGACATCGCGATCCCGACCTTTGGCTATAAGTCGCACATCTCCATGGACCGCCGGCACGGCATCATCCGCCGGCAGAAGGTCACGGATGCCGCCGCGCATGACGGCGCCCGCTTGCGCGAGGGCCTGATCGATACGACCAACACGGCATCGGACGTCTGGGCAGACAGCGCCTACCGGTCGGTGGAGAACGAGAGCTACCTCGCCGGGATCGGCAAAGTCAGCCGGATCCATCGGCGCAAGCCGAAGGGCAAGCCCATGCCACGACAGATGGCCAAGGCCAACGCCAGGAAGTCAGCGGTGCGCGCGGCCATCGAGCATCCGTTCGCCCACCAGAAGGGGCCGATGAGGCTGGTGATCCGCACCATCGGCCTCGCCCGCGCCGAGGCCGCGATCACACTCGCCAACATGGTCTACAACATGAAGCGATGGTGCTGGCTTGACAGGCGAAGTGCGACCGCATGA
- a CDS encoding lipid II flippase MurJ, whose protein sequence is MSVRIKKSFFVPILVTMGLVAGFFREILIAYYFGTSREVEIFRVAFALPSILSESIAVSVVSVLIRNLVPMRRGSFMSGLRQVVWGGGLIATGVTLLGIVSMPAQALLLAPGISGAQRELLVMIGRICWVMSLFVIMALPLRALMSVRGRVWPGASSTFVRSAAFGIVMIALITAAGETAISFAASGAVAGGLAVLVLHALALAPTDRRRIALTFFKRPSLDEMYTIPAAVMSVIVTQLFLSGGRMIDRAVASTMHPGTLAAVEYSYAILMAAAAILATSSNIVLAPKIAKNISRSGMHPNIPRQFKLAIFGICACAVLIGLSLTFLARPVVSCVLERGAFTESDTILTAEILSLHALALGPLVCSLILTQIVILRDMQGYLLGVAVVKFIIKAVALAALLEAGFGAASLPLSLLVAECCMMLSLFGVLARLSHQRCRPV, encoded by the coding sequence ATGAGTGTGCGGATAAAGAAAAGCTTTTTCGTTCCGATCCTGGTAACTATGGGATTGGTTGCCGGATTTTTTAGGGAAATCCTTATTGCATATTATTTCGGTACGTCACGCGAAGTAGAAATATTTCGGGTAGCGTTTGCATTGCCGAGCATCTTGTCGGAATCCATAGCGGTATCTGTGGTTTCGGTACTCATTAGAAATTTAGTTCCGATGCGACGTGGATCGTTCATGTCAGGTCTGCGGCAGGTAGTTTGGGGAGGAGGGCTTATAGCGACAGGTGTGACGCTCCTGGGGATTGTGTCGATGCCTGCTCAGGCCTTGCTGTTGGCTCCAGGCATCAGCGGAGCGCAGCGCGAACTCCTTGTGATGATCGGGCGGATTTGTTGGGTTATGAGCCTTTTTGTCATCATGGCTTTGCCCTTGCGGGCGCTAATGAGTGTGCGAGGGCGCGTATGGCCCGGCGCCAGTAGCACGTTTGTTCGGTCTGCTGCTTTCGGCATCGTGATGATCGCTCTGATAACCGCAGCCGGCGAAACGGCCATCAGTTTCGCAGCGTCAGGGGCCGTCGCCGGAGGGCTGGCGGTTCTTGTTTTGCATGCGCTTGCACTAGCTCCAACCGATCGTAGGCGTATAGCCCTGACATTTTTTAAGAGACCATCGTTGGACGAGATGTATACAATCCCAGCGGCGGTTATGTCGGTAATTGTCACCCAGTTGTTCCTTTCCGGTGGGCGGATGATTGATCGCGCAGTGGCGAGTACAATGCATCCAGGAACCTTGGCTGCTGTTGAGTATAGTTACGCAATTTTGATGGCAGCTGCTGCAATATTAGCAACTTCAAGTAATATTGTTCTCGCTCCAAAAATCGCGAAAAATATTTCGAGATCAGGTATGCATCCGAATATTCCAAGACAATTTAAATTAGCAATTTTTGGCATCTGCGCGTGCGCTGTACTTATTGGTCTCAGCTTGACGTTTTTGGCGAGGCCAGTAGTTAGTTGCGTATTAGAGCGTGGTGCATTCACAGAGAGTGATACGATATTAACAGCTGAAATATTATCTTTGCACGCACTAGCACTTGGCCCTCTGGTGTGCTCTTTGATCTTAACTCAAATCGTGATTCTTCGAGACATGCAGGGCTATTTATTGGGTGTGGCAGTGGTTAAGTTTATAATTAAGGCTGTGGCGCTCGCGGCCCTATTGGAGGCTGGGTTTGGGGCAGCCAGTCTGCCGCTCAGCCTACTTGTGGCGGAATGTTGTATGATGCTGTCGTTATTCGGCGTGTTAGCCCGGCTTTCCCACCAGCGCTGCAGGCCGGTGTAA
- a CDS encoding sulfotransferase domain-containing protein translates to MLVICCGMPRSGSTLQFNIASRVVCEVQSGQRVPWRSQEDWRKAGEELRQMALSDQIYIIKTHLPSGMARDIADETKSVKFLYVHRDIRDVVASLKIKFKFSFKHALRRVSESLDLEEWLMTRPQSEILVQNYEELLNSLPLAIKNVANFLNVHLDPNIVQDIEKELNIEEAYSRSRKRKVPFEHLRRRINFVLGRKANFADEELMLHPQHVSGHKGAIGIWRDHLTDDELQEIKRVFGERMLRGAHD, encoded by the coding sequence ATGTTAGTGATCTGCTGTGGAATGCCGAGGTCTGGCTCAACGCTTCAGTTTAATATTGCGTCTAGAGTTGTTTGTGAAGTTCAAAGCGGTCAACGTGTCCCATGGCGTAGCCAGGAGGATTGGCGCAAGGCCGGGGAAGAACTTCGTCAAATGGCGTTGTCGGATCAAATATACATAATAAAAACGCACCTGCCATCTGGGATGGCACGCGATATTGCGGACGAGACTAAAAGCGTGAAGTTTCTATATGTACATCGCGATATTCGCGATGTTGTCGCGTCTCTAAAAATAAAATTTAAATTTTCCTTCAAGCATGCGTTACGCCGAGTTTCTGAGTCCTTGGACCTTGAGGAATGGTTGATGACGCGACCACAATCAGAAATACTAGTCCAAAATTATGAAGAACTTCTTAACTCACTACCATTGGCAATCAAGAATGTAGCTAATTTTTTAAATGTCCACTTAGATCCGAACATTGTACAAGACATCGAGAAGGAGTTAAATATTGAAGAGGCATATAGCCGGTCACGTAAACGGAAAGTGCCTTTCGAACACCTCCGCCGACGTATAAATTTCGTTCTTGGGCGTAAAGCAAATTTTGCTGATGAAGAGCTTATGCTCCATCCGCAGCATGTGTCAGGTCACAAAGGCGCGATTGGTATATGGCGAGATCATTTGACGGATGACGAGTTGCAAGAAATAAAAAGAGTGTTTGGCGAGAGGATGTTGAGGGGCGCTCATGATTGA
- a CDS encoding polysaccharide biosynthesis protein → MAERGPIARASDVRGGSMADKVVLITGGTGSFGGAMTRHLIDEGCGEIRILSRDEAKQDERRREWAHPALKFMLGDVRDRERVARAVEGVDYVFHAAALKQVPSCEFFPTEAVQTNVLGSQNVIEASVAQGVKRVVCLSTDKAVYPINAMGMSKALMEKTAIAAAREYRHTDTVVCCVRYGNVLYSRGSVMPLFVRLLNENKPLTITNPKMTRFLLSLENAVRLVDFAFENAQPGDLFIRKAPACTIETLARALQQLAGAETELKYIGTRHGEKLYETLATGEEMLRSEDMGEFLRIGMDERDLNYTTFFDEGVTKGAHPDDYHSHNTEQLDVDEAVAVLREIPELCRDLRL, encoded by the coding sequence TTGGCAGAACGTGGCCCAATCGCCCGGGCGTCCGACGTGCGCGGCGGATCTATGGCGGATAAAGTGGTGTTGATTACTGGTGGCACGGGTTCGTTCGGCGGTGCTATGACCCGGCACCTGATCGACGAGGGTTGCGGGGAGATCCGCATACTTAGCCGGGACGAAGCCAAACAGGACGAACGCCGGCGCGAATGGGCGCATCCCGCGCTCAAGTTCATGCTGGGCGACGTCCGCGACCGCGAACGCGTCGCGCGGGCGGTCGAGGGCGTCGACTACGTGTTCCACGCCGCCGCGCTTAAGCAGGTGCCCAGCTGCGAGTTCTTTCCGACCGAGGCAGTGCAGACGAACGTGCTGGGTTCTCAGAACGTGATCGAAGCGAGCGTGGCGCAAGGAGTGAAACGGGTCGTGTGCTTGTCCACGGACAAGGCCGTCTACCCGATCAACGCGATGGGCATGTCCAAGGCGCTGATGGAGAAGACGGCGATCGCGGCCGCGCGCGAATACCGGCACACCGATACGGTCGTGTGCTGTGTGCGCTATGGCAACGTCCTGTATTCGCGCGGATCGGTGATGCCGTTGTTCGTGCGTCTGCTCAACGAGAACAAGCCATTGACGATCACGAACCCCAAGATGACGCGTTTCCTGTTATCCTTGGAGAATGCGGTGCGGCTGGTCGACTTCGCGTTCGAGAACGCCCAGCCGGGCGACCTGTTCATCCGCAAAGCTCCGGCGTGCACCATCGAGACCTTAGCGAGGGCCTTACAGCAGCTGGCGGGCGCGGAGACCGAGCTCAAGTACATCGGGACCCGCCACGGGGAGAAGCTGTACGAGACCTTGGCCACCGGAGAGGAAATGTTGCGGTCGGAGGACATGGGCGAGTTTTTGCGGATCGGGATGGACGAGCGAGACCTCAACTACACGACATTCTTCGACGAAGGGGTGACGAAGGGCGCTCATCCGGACGACTACCATTCGCACAACACCGAGCAGTTAGACGTTGATGAGGCCGTGGCAGTCCTACGTGAGATCCCGGAACTCTGCCGCGATCTCCGACTCTAA
- a CDS encoding polysaccharide biosynthesis C-terminal domain-containing protein: MAEQYAPLRIGITGARGMLGWQAYCRLSALSHVDVRTADRSTFASADALAAFCADLDAVLHFACRIRGTSDEIASENEQITGQLIAGLERAGSQAHVILASSTQEATDTPYGAAKRRAGEQLAAWAERGGGALTTMVLPNVFGEGGRPFHNSVVHTFCHQLAQGKEPEVNRTGEISLIDAGTVVETILQQVRRGERSRMELPGRALTVGELYDKLHSFAQLYRDQAIIPDVRDDLDLCLFNTLRYFLFPQAYPINPPLRTDERGTLFEAVKELNGGQCFLSTTEPGVTRGDHYHFDKIERFLVIDGEAIIRIRRVGDDDVTTFHVSGSRPQFVDMPTLHTHHIVNVGGRPLTTMFWSHELFDPNRPDTYACPV, encoded by the coding sequence ATGGCAGAACAGTACGCCCCCCTGCGGATCGGAATCACTGGCGCGCGCGGCATGCTGGGCTGGCAGGCATACTGTCGGTTGAGCGCGTTGTCACACGTGGACGTCCGTACCGCCGACCGCAGCACGTTCGCCAGCGCCGACGCCCTGGCGGCGTTCTGCGCCGATCTAGATGCCGTGCTGCACTTTGCCTGCCGGATTCGCGGCACGTCAGACGAGATCGCCTCTGAAAATGAGCAGATCACTGGCCAGTTGATTGCTGGGTTAGAACGCGCCGGCAGCCAGGCCCACGTCATTCTTGCGTCGTCGACCCAGGAAGCAACGGACACCCCGTACGGCGCGGCGAAACGGCGCGCTGGGGAACAGTTGGCCGCCTGGGCGGAGCGCGGCGGTGGTGCGCTGACGACGATGGTCCTGCCCAACGTCTTCGGCGAAGGCGGGCGGCCGTTTCACAACTCCGTCGTCCACACCTTCTGCCATCAGCTCGCTCAAGGTAAAGAGCCCGAGGTCAATCGCACAGGCGAGATTTCGCTTATCGACGCAGGCACGGTCGTCGAGACGATTCTGCAGCAAGTCCGGCGCGGCGAACGCAGCCGGATGGAGCTGCCGGGCCGCGCGCTTACGGTCGGCGAGCTGTACGACAAATTGCACAGTTTCGCCCAGCTGTACCGCGACCAGGCGATCATCCCAGACGTGCGCGATGATCTAGACCTGTGCCTGTTCAACACATTGCGATACTTCCTGTTTCCCCAGGCATATCCGATCAATCCGCCGCTGCGCACCGACGAGCGCGGCACCCTGTTCGAGGCCGTGAAGGAGTTGAACGGCGGGCAGTGCTTCCTATCCACTACCGAGCCGGGTGTCACACGCGGCGATCACTACCATTTCGACAAGATCGAACGTTTTCTAGTTATCGATGGCGAGGCGATCATCCGCATCCGCCGCGTCGGCGACGACGATGTCACCACCTTTCACGTCAGCGGCAGCCGGCCGCAATTCGTCGACATGCCCACCCTGCACACCCACCACATCGTGAACGTCGGCGGCCGTCCGCTCACAACGATGTTCTGGAGCCACGAGCTGTTCGACCCGAACCGGCCGGACACCTATGCCTGTCCCGTGTAG
- the wecB gene encoding non-hydrolyzing UDP-N-acetylglucosamine 2-epimerase, with the protein MKVMTIVGTRPEIIRLSRVIARLEAAVDHVLVHTGQNYDRELNEIFFEDLAINPPKHIMGISPDSLGAALGDVMRHTERILLAEQPDALLILGDTNSALSAIVAKRMRVPVYHMEAGNRCFDLNVPEETNRRIVDHTADFNLVYTEHARRHLLSEGMAHRRIYLTGSPMREVLNHYRGQIDGSNVLEQLGLHHQEYFIVSVHREENVDDPANLDRILQALEQLQAHFGKQIIVSTHPRTRSRLDACNRPLPESVQFMKPFGFFAYNALQMHAFCAISDSGTIAEESAILGFPAITVRNAMERPEALDTGSILLTGLNPEGVLNGVRAVTEQHRESVPVDDIPEDYKIANTSQRVVNLIIGTAHLSNHWNNVRVPQTWRQQS; encoded by the coding sequence ATGAAGGTTATGACCATTGTGGGGACACGCCCGGAGATCATCCGGCTGTCCCGTGTGATCGCGCGACTCGAGGCGGCCGTCGACCACGTTCTGGTGCACACCGGGCAGAACTACGACCGCGAACTCAATGAAATCTTCTTCGAAGACCTCGCAATCAATCCCCCCAAGCACATCATGGGAATCTCGCCCGACAGCCTCGGGGCGGCGTTGGGCGACGTGATGCGTCACACCGAACGTATCCTACTGGCTGAGCAACCGGACGCTTTGCTGATCCTCGGCGACACGAACAGCGCGCTGTCCGCCATTGTGGCAAAGCGCATGCGCGTCCCAGTCTACCACATGGAAGCCGGCAATCGCTGCTTCGACCTCAATGTTCCCGAGGAAACCAACCGCCGGATCGTCGACCATACGGCGGATTTCAACTTGGTCTATACCGAGCACGCTCGCCGGCATCTTTTGTCCGAAGGCATGGCGCACCGGCGCATCTACCTGACCGGCTCCCCGATGCGCGAGGTTTTGAACCACTACCGCGGCCAGATCGACGGCTCGAACGTGCTCGAGCAACTGGGACTGCACCACCAAGAATACTTCATCGTCAGCGTACACCGGGAAGAGAACGTCGACGACCCAGCCAACCTGGACCGGATCCTGCAAGCGCTAGAGCAATTGCAGGCCCATTTCGGCAAACAGATCATCGTCTCAACACATCCGCGCACGCGTAGCCGACTCGATGCCTGCAATCGGCCGCTGCCCGAAAGCGTGCAGTTCATGAAGCCGTTCGGCTTCTTCGCTTACAACGCCCTGCAGATGCACGCGTTCTGCGCCATCTCGGACAGCGGAACGATCGCTGAAGAATCCGCGATCCTCGGCTTCCCGGCAATCACCGTGCGCAACGCCATGGAGCGCCCGGAAGCGCTGGACACCGGAAGTATCTTGCTTACGGGCCTTAACCCAGAAGGGGTGCTGAACGGCGTCCGCGCGGTCACTGAGCAGCACCGCGAAAGCGTGCCTGTCGACGACATCCCCGAGGACTACAAGATCGCCAACACCTCCCAGCGCGTGGTGAATCTGATCATCGGCACCGCCCACCTTAGCAACCACTGGAACAACGTCCGAGTCCCACAGACTTGGCGGCAGCAAAGCTGA
- a CDS encoding glycosyltransferase family 4 protein → MHILAIYQHYWPDTAPYGTMLRCILGRLAADGHDVTVVTAQPNYAGTGDVRAAPPTELLDGVAVRRIALPWRARRGTLARLTKILVFQARACALVLAAPKPDVVWVNTTPPVVQGLMGQLLARLRGGALLYHCQDIHPELLVHAGYLRNRFLIHALRRLDQYTCRRADTVVTLSCDMARTLAKRSDRRGPPGNLSVINNFWLQGFMPDADVPADLREKSDRFRFLFAGNLGHFQNLELVVDAFARLAKRRHDVELVFVGSGAAERKLQARAGALLGDRIRFLGRHSPEATLAAMDRADMGIVSLAPGIYRCAYPSKTSSYLSRGLPVLVVVEEESALAEEIRAQRVGAIPDALDAAGLSATMDASAAGALALKSRSEIKSYATSHFAPERVLEHWSDLVHNFDRATAR, encoded by the coding sequence ATGCATATCCTCGCGATCTACCAGCACTACTGGCCAGACACCGCACCATACGGCACGATGCTACGCTGTATCCTGGGTCGGCTGGCCGCGGACGGCCACGATGTCACGGTCGTCACCGCCCAGCCGAACTACGCCGGCACCGGCGACGTGCGGGCCGCACCGCCGACTGAGTTGCTAGACGGAGTCGCGGTGCGCCGGATCGCCTTGCCCTGGCGCGCGCGGCGCGGGACGCTCGCACGGCTGACAAAGATTCTGGTGTTCCAGGCGCGCGCCTGCGCCTTGGTCTTGGCTGCGCCTAAGCCGGACGTCGTGTGGGTCAACACCACGCCACCGGTAGTGCAGGGGCTGATGGGTCAACTCCTCGCACGGCTTCGCGGCGGCGCGCTTCTCTACCACTGCCAGGACATTCACCCGGAACTTCTGGTCCACGCGGGATACCTGCGCAACCGATTCCTGATCCACGCCTTACGCCGACTCGACCAGTACACCTGCAGGCGCGCCGACACTGTTGTGACCTTGTCGTGCGACATGGCCCGGACGCTGGCCAAACGGTCGGACCGCCGCGGGCCGCCTGGGAATCTCTCAGTCATCAACAACTTCTGGCTTCAGGGCTTCATGCCAGACGCCGACGTGCCTGCGGACCTGCGCGAAAAGAGCGACCGATTCAGGTTCCTGTTCGCCGGCAACCTTGGGCATTTCCAGAATCTCGAACTGGTCGTGGATGCCTTCGCGCGCCTGGCCAAGCGCCGCCATGACGTGGAACTCGTATTCGTGGGCAGCGGGGCGGCTGAGAGGAAACTGCAAGCACGCGCCGGCGCTCTGCTCGGCGACCGGATCCGCTTCCTCGGTCGCCATTCCCCTGAAGCCACCCTGGCTGCCATGGACAGAGCGGACATGGGCATCGTCTCGCTGGCGCCTGGGATCTACCGCTGCGCCTACCCGAGCAAGACGAGCAGCTACCTCTCGCGCGGGCTGCCGGTCTTGGTCGTGGTCGAGGAGGAGAGCGCGCTGGCGGAGGAGATCCGCGCGCAGCGTGTCGGCGCAATCCCGGACGCGCTCGACGCAGCGGGGCTGAGTGCGACGATGGACGCCAGCGCTGCGGGTGCCCTCGCTTTGAAGAGCCGAAGCGAGATCAAGTCCTATGCGACATCCCATTTCGCGCCCGAGCGAGTGCTGGAACACTGGAGCGACCTTGTGCACAACTTCGACCGAGCGACAGCGCGTTGA
- a CDS encoding transposase, with product MLKFRMLVLQALHGLSLDQTAYLVRDRLSWMRFC from the coding sequence GTGCTGAAGTTTCGGATGCTGGTGCTACAGGCCCTGCACGGTCTGTCGCTGGATCAGACCGCTTACCTGGTGCGTGACCGGCTGAGCTGGATGCGCTTCTGCTGA